A section of the Chryseobacterium ginsenosidimutans genome encodes:
- a CDS encoding HAD family hydrolase codes for MPLKAVLFDMDGVIVDTEPLHRKAYFKTFKDMGIDVSEDLYTSFTGASTKRVCDILITQFNLKQTYEEIAKTKRDYFKDYFYNDEEFDLIPGVKELIQHYYENGITLILASSATMNTINMVFEKFELEKYFSGKISGAELKESKPHPEVFLLAAEMANQPVENCMVIEDSTNGILASHRANIFCAAYRSPHSKNQDYTLANIVVSDYLDLELDKLSKYF; via the coding sequence ATGCCGTTAAAAGCTGTGCTATTCGATATGGATGGCGTGATTGTGGATACAGAACCATTGCACAGAAAAGCCTATTTTAAAACATTCAAAGACATGGGAATCGACGTTTCCGAAGACTTATATACTTCTTTTACAGGTGCTTCTACGAAAAGGGTTTGTGATATTTTGATTACTCAATTTAATTTAAAACAGACGTACGAAGAAATCGCAAAAACAAAAAGAGATTATTTTAAGGATTACTTTTATAATGACGAAGAATTCGATTTGATTCCGGGTGTGAAAGAATTGATTCAACATTATTATGAAAACGGAATTACTTTAATTCTAGCTTCTTCCGCAACAATGAACACCATCAATATGGTTTTTGAAAAATTCGAACTGGAAAAATATTTCAGCGGAAAAATAAGCGGTGCAGAGTTGAAAGAATCAAAACCTCATCCTGAAGTTTTCCTGTTAGCAGCAGAAATGGCAAACCAACCAGTTGAAAACTGCATGGTGATTGAAGATTCTACGAATGGAATTCTGGCATCACACCGTGCCAATATTTTTTGTGCAGCGTATAGAAGTCCTCATTCAAAAAATCAGGATTATACACTGGCAAATATCGTGGTTTCAGATTATTTGGATCTGGAGTTGGATAAACTTTCAAAATATTTTTAA
- the speB gene encoding agmatinase yields the protein MKTYAGIPEENASLENSKVVLVTVPYDGTSTWGKGADKGPELFLDASENMELYDIETQTEPYLEGVYLAGEITEKSSPEAMTEAVYQKTKELLSNDGKLFTLFGGEHSVSIGSIRAVGEKYENLTVLQLDAHTDLRPEFHGSTSNHACAVFEANQKHNLVQVGIRSMDIGEAEYLPEGRVFFAHEIANNENWVNDVLEKVSGNVYITIDLDAFDPSIAPSTGTPEPGGLQWYPTLELLRKVFEKCNVVAFDIVELMDSAYAKPSAFLAAKLYYKMLAYYHINKD from the coding sequence ATGAAAACATACGCAGGAATTCCTGAAGAAAATGCTTCATTAGAGAACTCGAAAGTAGTATTGGTAACTGTTCCTTACGACGGAACTTCAACATGGGGGAAAGGAGCCGATAAAGGTCCTGAACTGTTCCTTGATGCTTCTGAAAATATGGAGCTTTATGATATCGAAACTCAAACTGAACCTTATCTGGAAGGCGTTTATCTGGCTGGAGAAATTACAGAAAAATCTTCACCTGAAGCAATGACAGAAGCCGTGTATCAAAAAACAAAAGAGCTTTTGAGTAATGATGGAAAATTATTCACGCTTTTCGGTGGAGAACATTCTGTTTCTATCGGTTCGATTCGTGCGGTTGGTGAGAAATATGAGAATTTAACGGTACTTCAGTTAGATGCTCACACAGATCTACGTCCGGAATTCCATGGCTCTACTTCTAATCATGCTTGTGCGGTTTTCGAAGCCAATCAGAAGCATAATTTGGTGCAAGTAGGAATCCGTTCTATGGATATCGGAGAAGCTGAATATTTACCGGAAGGAAGAGTATTTTTCGCTCACGAAATTGCCAACAATGAGAACTGGGTAAATGACGTATTGGAAAAAGTTTCCGGAAACGTTTATATCACGATCGATTTGGATGCTTTTGATCCTTCAATCGCTCCGTCAACAGGTACTCCTGAACCAGGCGGGTTGCAATGGTACCCGACATTGGAGCTATTAAGAAAAGTATTTGAGAAATGTAATGTTGTAGCGTTTGATATTGTTGAATTAATGGATTCAGCGTATGCCAAACCAAGTGCTTTTTTGGCGGCGAAATTATATTACAAAATGCTTGCTTATTATCACATTAATAAAGACTAA
- a CDS encoding bifunctional helix-turn-helix domain-containing protein/methylated-DNA--[protein]-cysteine S-methyltransferase encodes MSTQNQIDYERIAKAIEYIQSNFKLQPSLDEVAEKINLSPAHFQKIFTDWAGTSPKKFLQFISLEHAKNLLKEEKASLFDTAYETGFSSTSRLHDLFVNIEGMSPAEYKNGGKSLSINYSFSESPFGNVITASTEKGICYMAFENDAKKALGDLQFKFPNASFFEKQDEFQKNALSIFTQDWTKLHSIKLHLKGTDFQLKVWESLLTIPMGKLSTYGNLAGKIGHSKASRAVGTAIGSNPVAFLIPCHRVIQSSGKIGGYMWGSDRKQLIIGWESSRVYAENSLITKQNY; translated from the coding sequence ATGTCCACACAAAATCAGATAGATTACGAAAGAATTGCGAAAGCAATAGAATATATCCAAAGTAATTTTAAGCTTCAGCCAAGTTTGGATGAAGTGGCAGAGAAGATTAATCTGAGTCCGGCTCATTTCCAGAAAATATTTACGGATTGGGCAGGAACAAGTCCGAAAAAGTTTTTACAGTTCATCAGCCTTGAACATGCTAAAAATTTATTAAAGGAAGAAAAAGCGAGTTTGTTTGATACAGCCTATGAGACAGGATTTTCCAGCACAAGCAGATTGCACGATTTGTTTGTGAATATTGAAGGAATGTCTCCGGCAGAATATAAAAACGGCGGAAAAAGTCTCAGTATTAATTACAGTTTTTCCGAAAGTCCTTTTGGAAATGTAATTACAGCTTCCACAGAAAAAGGAATCTGCTATATGGCTTTTGAAAACGATGCAAAAAAAGCATTGGGAGATTTACAATTTAAATTTCCCAATGCTTCTTTTTTTGAAAAACAGGACGAATTTCAGAAAAATGCCTTGTCCATTTTCACTCAGGACTGGACGAAATTACATTCAATAAAATTACATTTAAAAGGAACCGATTTTCAACTGAAAGTCTGGGAAAGTCTGTTAACGATTCCAATGGGGAAGTTATCTACGTACGGAAATTTAGCCGGAAAGATTGGCCACTCTAAAGCATCACGAGCGGTCGGAACAGCCATTGGAAGTAATCCTGTCGCATTTTTGATTCCCTGTCATCGGGTGATTCAATCTTCCGGAAAAATAGGCGGGTACATGTGGGGGAGTGATAGAAAACAGTTAATCATTGGTTGGGAAAGCTCCAGAGTTTATGCTGAAAATTCTTTAATTACAAAACAGAATTATTAG
- a CDS encoding alpha-ketoglutarate-dependent dioxygenase AlkB family protein: MSLFEDISDYPLNILPNDGTVHYYGKVFSKAECEFYYVHLINQIPWENDEAMIFGKLIVTKRKVAWFGEKPFEYTYSKRTKYAKIWTPELLALKQKCEEISGETYNSCLLNLYHDGSEGMAYHSDSEKDLKKHGAIASLTFGAERKFLFKHKTTKEKVEIFLENGSLLVMKGKTQDHWLHRLPPTMKVKMPRINLTFRTIEE, from the coding sequence TTGAGCTTATTCGAAGATATATCAGATTATCCTTTAAATATCCTTCCCAATGACGGTACTGTACATTATTATGGGAAAGTTTTTTCTAAAGCAGAATGCGAATTTTATTATGTTCATTTAATCAATCAGATTCCCTGGGAGAATGATGAAGCGATGATTTTCGGTAAATTGATTGTAACCAAAAGGAAAGTCGCCTGGTTCGGAGAAAAGCCATTTGAATACACCTATTCAAAACGGACAAAATATGCAAAAATATGGACTCCTGAATTATTAGCCTTAAAACAGAAATGTGAAGAGATTTCAGGGGAAACATACAATTCTTGTTTGTTGAATTTGTATCATGACGGAAGCGAAGGAATGGCTTATCACAGCGATAGCGAGAAAGATTTGAAAAAACACGGAGCCATTGCTTCATTGACTTTCGGAGCAGAAAGAAAGTTTTTATTTAAACATAAAACCACCAAAGAAAAAGTGGAAATATTTCTTGAAAACGGAAGTCTATTGGTGATGAAAGGAAAAACGCAGGACCATTGGCTGCATCGACTTCCACCGACTATGAAAGTGAAAATGCCGAGAATAAATTTGACTTTTAGGACAATTGAGGAATAA
- a CDS encoding CocE/NonD family hydrolase, protein MKIHFSILFIFLFIFGNSQNTQQPDTFVKDNFTKKEFYITMRDGVKLFTAVYIPKDISNKAKYPFLMQRTCYSIAPYGENEYRTRLGPNQYLMKDKYIFVFQDVRGRYMSEGTFTNMTPQVDRKTKKDVDESTDTYDTIDWLIKNIKDNNGKVGQYGTSYPGFYTAVGILAQHPALVASSPQAPISDFWNDDFLHNGRFMMAYFRTFPVFGVQKTKPENKAWYSDSMIKTTSEDGLKFYRDMGTLKDGYEKYYKDNFFMTEIMNHTNYDEFWQKRSLLPHLKNVNHAVMTVGGWFDAEDLSGPLNIYKTIEKTSPKAQNTIVMGPFSHGAWAYDQGKHFHNQIYFGDSIATYYQKNIETKFFNHYLKGNTKQDAGLPEALMFDTGAKQWREFTTYPPKEGKKVNFYLANGTLKNSAGQGSSEYYSDPNNPVLSSDNLKDFNGFTPKNYMSEDQRFAEGRPDVLTFTTDVLTDDMTFAGEIMAKLNIASTSTDADFAVKLIDVYPEDFKPVEKKDGVIYGNYHQMVRSEIMPARFRNSREKAEALVPNQKTAVNFRLQDVVHTFKKGHKIQIQISSTWFPLFAVNPQKFLDNPNFATKEDYTKAFIKIFEDSAIEVEVLK, encoded by the coding sequence ATGAAGATTCATTTTTCAATTCTATTTATTTTCCTCTTCATCTTTGGAAATTCACAGAATACTCAGCAGCCTGACACTTTTGTGAAAGATAATTTCACTAAGAAAGAATTTTATATCACTATGCGCGACGGGGTGAAGCTTTTTACGGCAGTTTATATTCCGAAAGATATATCCAACAAAGCGAAATATCCGTTTTTGATGCAGAGAACCTGCTACAGCATCGCTCCTTACGGTGAAAATGAATACAGAACCAGACTCGGTCCGAATCAATATTTAATGAAAGACAAATATATTTTCGTATTTCAGGACGTTCGCGGAAGATATATGAGTGAAGGTACTTTCACCAATATGACTCCACAGGTTGACAGAAAAACTAAAAAAGATGTAGATGAAAGCACAGATACGTATGACACTATCGATTGGCTGATTAAAAATATAAAAGATAACAACGGAAAAGTAGGTCAATACGGAACTTCATACCCCGGATTTTATACAGCTGTAGGAATTTTAGCGCAACATCCGGCTTTGGTAGCTTCTTCTCCACAAGCTCCGATTTCAGATTTCTGGAATGATGATTTTCTTCACAACGGAAGATTTATGATGGCTTATTTCAGAACTTTCCCCGTTTTTGGAGTTCAGAAAACAAAACCTGAAAATAAAGCTTGGTATTCCGATTCTATGATTAAAACAACTTCAGAAGACGGCTTGAAATTTTACAGAGACATGGGAACTTTGAAAGACGGTTATGAGAAATATTACAAAGATAATTTCTTCATGACAGAAATTATGAATCACACAAATTATGATGAATTCTGGCAAAAAAGAAGCCTTCTTCCTCATCTTAAAAATGTAAATCATGCGGTAATGACTGTCGGAGGCTGGTTTGATGCAGAAGATCTTTCAGGACCTTTAAATATTTATAAAACGATTGAAAAAACAAGTCCGAAAGCTCAAAATACAATTGTGATGGGCCCTTTCTCTCACGGAGCCTGGGCTTATGACCAAGGAAAACATTTCCATAATCAGATTTACTTTGGAGACAGCATTGCAACGTATTATCAGAAAAATATTGAAACAAAATTTTTCAATCATTATTTAAAAGGAAATACCAAGCAAGATGCAGGTTTACCAGAAGCTTTGATGTTTGATACAGGTGCAAAACAATGGAGAGAATTTACGACCTATCCTCCTAAAGAAGGAAAAAAAGTGAATTTTTATTTAGCCAACGGAACATTGAAAAACTCTGCAGGACAAGGCTCATCAGAATATTACAGTGACCCGAACAATCCGGTTTTAAGTTCTGACAATTTGAAAGATTTCAATGGTTTTACGCCTAAAAATTATATGTCGGAAGATCAAAGATTCGCAGAAGGAAGACCTGATGTTTTGACTTTCACCACAGATGTTTTGACAGACGACATGACTTTTGCCGGGGAAATTATGGCTAAATTAAATATCGCTTCAACCTCTACAGATGCAGATTTTGCAGTGAAGTTAATTGATGTTTATCCCGAAGACTTTAAACCTGTTGAGAAAAAAGACGGTGTGATTTATGGAAATTATCATCAAATGGTAAGAAGTGAAATTATGCCTGCAAGATTCAGAAATTCGAGAGAAAAGGCTGAAGCTTTGGTTCCGAATCAGAAAACGGCTGTGAATTTTAGGTTGCAGGATGTGGTTCATACTTTCAAAAAAGGGCATAAAATCCAGATACAGATTTCTTCAACGTGGTTCCCGCTTTTTGCAGTTAATCCACAGAAATTCTTAGATAATCCGAATTTTGCAACGAAAGAAGACTATACGAAAGCGTTTATCAAGATTTTTGAAGATAGCGCGATTGAAGTTGAAGTGTTGAAATAA
- a CDS encoding SH3 domain-containing protein, translated as MSTLQDKYSSVVSAAQSAGITNLQVQEQDGILYLSGGASNTAAKDAVWNALGAIDSTYSASDINIDVQVSGLSAGAALTVATDESNLNIRQEPSTEAAVVGKAAKGDSVTLIEQTSDDWWKVKTADGQEGYAYSRYLKA; from the coding sequence ATGAGCACATTACAAGATAAATATTCAAGTGTAGTTTCTGCTGCTCAATCTGCAGGAATTACTAATTTACAGGTTCAGGAACAAGACGGAATTCTTTACCTTTCAGGAGGCGCTTCCAATACAGCTGCTAAAGATGCAGTTTGGAATGCTTTAGGAGCAATCGATTCTACCTATTCTGCTTCAGATATCAATATTGATGTTCAGGTTTCAGGTCTTTCAGCAGGTGCTGCTCTTACGGTTGCAACTGATGAATCTAACTTAAACATCAGACAGGAGCCTTCTACAGAAGCTGCCGTTGTAGGTAAAGCTGCAAAAGGTGATTCTGTAACTTTGATCGAGCAAACTTCTGACGATTGGTGGAAAGTAAAAACTGCCGACGGACAGGAAGGTTATGCTTATTCAAGATATTTGAAAGCTTAA
- a CDS encoding BON domain-containing protein — MKKTIAMAALAMAVSFGAVSCKKKVSDADLQTQATTVVVNNPSASVEVKEGVAHLSGTFETQEAKEAMIKQLKAINGVKDVMDMATVAPATPAVAPVQTNTAVDPMVQQKVQDALKDFPAVKVEVVNGELTLTGNVSSADARKIKESIDALKIGKYNNKLVVKK; from the coding sequence ATGAAAAAAACTATCGCAATGGCCGCATTGGCCATGGCAGTCTCTTTCGGAGCTGTTTCTTGTAAAAAGAAAGTTTCTGATGCTGATCTTCAAACTCAGGCTACAACTGTAGTAGTAAATAATCCTAGTGCTTCTGTGGAAGTAAAAGAAGGTGTTGCTCATCTTAGTGGTACTTTTGAAACTCAGGAAGCTAAAGAAGCAATGATCAAACAATTAAAAGCTATTAACGGTGTAAAAGATGTAATGGATATGGCTACTGTAGCTCCGGCTACACCAGCAGTTGCTCCGGTTCAGACCAATACTGCTGTAGATCCTATGGTTCAGCAAAAAGTTCAGGATGCACTGAAAGATTTCCCTGCAGTGAAAGTAGAAGTTGTAAACGGAGAGCTTACTCTTACAGGAAACGTATCTTCTGCCGACGCTAGAAAAATCAAAGAATCTATCGACGCTTTGAAAATTGGTAAATACAATAACAAATTAGTAGTAAAAAAATAA
- a CDS encoding dicarboxylate/amino acid:cation symporter: MKGQNKLFIAIIIALIIGVAIGGFIHIQYPESAEPFSKNIKLLGTVFIRLVQMIIAPLVFTTLVVGIAKMSDIKMIGRVGTKAMLWFISASLISLFIGLILVNWLEPGHITKLPIQDTASAEELLKSSKGFSMEDFVKHIIPKSIFEAFATNEVLQIVVFSIMFGIALANLGEEYSQPVVKLFDIVAHGILKMVGYIMWFAPLGVLGAIAAVVATNGFEIFKVYAIYLRDFFFALGILWLVLLLVGYLILGNRLFELLRRIKSPLLIAFSTTSSEAVFPKLVEELERFGCNNRVVSFILPLGYSFNLDGSMMYMTFASIFIAQIYGIEMTIGQQITMLLVLMLTSKGIAGVPRASLVIIVATCSMFGIPPEGIALILPIDHFCDMGRSMTNVLGNALATSAVSKWEGQLDNHGGDM; the protein is encoded by the coding sequence ATGAAAGGACAAAATAAATTGTTTATAGCAATTATTATTGCATTGATCATCGGTGTGGCAATTGGTGGATTTATACACATTCAGTATCCTGAAAGTGCCGAACCTTTTTCTAAAAATATAAAACTTTTAGGAACTGTTTTCATCCGTTTGGTTCAGATGATTATTGCTCCGTTGGTTTTTACAACTCTTGTAGTGGGAATTGCAAAAATGAGCGATATCAAAATGATCGGAAGAGTAGGAACAAAGGCAATGCTATGGTTTATTTCTGCTTCTTTGATTTCACTTTTTATTGGTTTAATATTGGTAAACTGGCTTGAACCGGGACATATTACCAAACTTCCGATCCAGGATACAGCTTCTGCAGAAGAACTGTTGAAAAGCAGCAAAGGTTTTTCAATGGAAGATTTTGTAAAACATATTATTCCTAAAAGTATTTTTGAAGCTTTCGCAACCAATGAAGTTCTACAGATTGTGGTTTTCTCTATCATGTTCGGGATCGCTTTGGCTAATTTAGGGGAAGAATATTCTCAGCCTGTCGTTAAATTATTCGATATCGTAGCTCACGGAATCCTGAAGATGGTGGGTTATATCATGTGGTTCGCTCCACTGGGAGTGTTGGGAGCAATTGCAGCTGTTGTCGCAACGAATGGTTTTGAAATTTTTAAAGTATATGCCATTTATTTAAGAGATTTCTTCTTTGCATTAGGAATTCTTTGGCTGGTTCTTTTATTGGTAGGATATTTAATCTTAGGAAACCGTCTTTTTGAATTATTAAGAAGAATAAAATCACCTTTACTAATTGCATTTTCAACAACAAGTTCGGAAGCGGTTTTTCCGAAATTGGTGGAAGAACTGGAGAGATTTGGTTGTAATAATAGAGTAGTGTCGTTTATTTTGCCTTTAGGATATTCATTCAATCTGGATGGAAGTATGATGTACATGACGTTTGCATCGATTTTTATTGCTCAGATCTATGGAATTGAAATGACTATCGGCCAACAAATTACCATGCTTTTGGTCTTAATGTTAACTTCAAAAGGAATTGCAGGAGTTCCGAGAGCTTCGTTGGTCATCATCGTGGCAACGTGTTCCATGTTTGGAATTCCGCCGGAAGGTATTGCATTAATTTTACCGATCGACCATTTCTGCGATATGGGAAGAAGTATGACCAATGTTCTTGGAAATGCGTTGGCAACCTCAGCCGTTTCAAAATGGGAAGGTCAGCTGGATAATCATGGCGGAGATATGTAA
- a CDS encoding phytanoyl-CoA dioxygenase family protein, with translation MNLDNHKNLITDNGFTVINNIFSDEEIEKISEVIQHIDISKETFRKSEDLFAIRQFLKEIPEVSELIFNENIRTIIKEIFGGKYFVVKSIYFDKPEKSNWYVAYHQDLTISVDKKIELPNFRSWTTKQNQFAVQPPLDILENIFTIRIHLDDTDENNGALKVVPKSHTKGIYRPEAIDWSIETERICNIQSGGIMIMKPLTLHGSNRTTDGRRRRVIHIEFSDMELPQDLKWSEKLN, from the coding sequence ATGAATCTAGATAATCACAAAAACTTAATTACTGATAATGGTTTCACAGTCATCAACAATATTTTTTCTGATGAAGAAATAGAGAAAATTAGTGAAGTGATTCAGCATATAGATATATCAAAAGAAACGTTCAGAAAATCAGAAGATTTGTTTGCCATCAGACAGTTTTTAAAGGAAATCCCGGAAGTGAGTGAGTTGATTTTTAATGAAAATATTAGAACAATCATTAAAGAAATCTTCGGGGGAAAATATTTTGTGGTAAAAAGTATTTATTTTGATAAGCCTGAAAAATCAAATTGGTATGTTGCTTATCATCAGGATTTAACGATTTCTGTTGATAAGAAAATTGAGCTGCCAAACTTCAGGTCTTGGACAACGAAACAGAATCAGTTTGCCGTACAACCCCCTTTGGATATTCTTGAAAATATTTTTACGATCAGAATTCATCTGGATGACACGGACGAAAATAATGGTGCTTTAAAAGTTGTTCCAAAATCTCACACCAAAGGAATCTACAGACCGGAAGCCATAGATTGGAGTATCGAAACGGAAAGAATCTGCAATATACAGAGCGGTGGTATTATGATTATGAAGCCGCTTACGCTTCACGGTTCAAACAGAACAACGGATGGCAGGAGAAGAAGGGTGATCCATATCGAGTTTTCTGATATGGAACTTCCACAGGATCTAAAATGGTCTGAAAAATTGAATTAA